A segment of the Populus alba chromosome 9, ASM523922v2, whole genome shotgun sequence genome:
TATTATGATCGTAATAGCTTAACTTTGAATTCTCCAAATTTTactgaatgttattttatttttatttgtattcataaaaatctaaaaaattatataaaaaaagttttaaaattcaaaaatatatttttctcaattcaaaccatcttttccctaaaaaaaaaaagagtttattggGTCAATATGGGTCAAAACCGTGTCGATCGgggtaaaaaaatgaatttcattCCTTCTGAggtcaaaattattattttcagttaaaattgagttcaccGGATCAATACAGATCAAATCATGTCgacaaggataaaaaataaaatttctaattgttttggggcaaaaccattatttttagttaaaaccAAGCCACCAAGTTAATATAAGTCAAACTATGCCGAccgagataaaaataaatttttgaattattttgagtCAAAACTGTTATTTCCAGTCCCATGTTGATagaccaattaaaaaatattataatttttttttaaaaaaacacaattaaaaataacatttttcttttcttgaaaaaatattttaaaaatgatgtttaCTTTCAATTTATCATAATCAACGCTGAATTTCTAATTACTTTAAACTTAGTAAATTACGAACTCCAATCAAATCTTCATTTtacctaaataatttttttattacaaaaaaaaactggagCCGCGCCGTGTATAACAATGGTGATTGCATCGTTCAAATCATTGCACTTTCTACTCGGCCTGTTTGTTTCCTTGAAGCTCTCGGCCTTTGCTCAAGAGGAAAACCACTTCATCTATCATGGCTTCACTGGAGCCAACCTGCTCCTCGGCGAGAATGCAAAAATCCATCCAAATGGTCTCTTAGAGCTGACAAACACTTCAAAACACCAAATTGGCCGTGCTTTCTTCCCATTCACTTTTCAATTCAACACATCTTTATTCAACAATTCTCGGTCTCTCTCATTCTCTACCCAGTTTGCGTTTGCCATGGTCCCTGAACTGCCTACACTTGGTGGCCAAGGCATGGCCTTCACCATCTCTCCATCTGTGGACTTCACAGGGGCTATGGCAGCTCAGTACTTTGGAATCCTCAATTCTACAAGCAATGGCCTGCCTTCAAACCATCTATTGGCAGTTGAGCTGGATGCATTTCAAAGCCTGGATCTTAAAGACATCAATGACAACCACGTTGGAATTGATGTAAACAGCTTGATATCCATTGAATCTGCTCCGGTGACCTACTTTTCAGATGAGGAAAAGGAGAATAAGAGCTTGACTCTCATAAGTGGTCATGTGATGCACGGGTGGATAGATTATGATGAAGCAGAGAAGCTACTCAATGTTACAGTTGCTCCTGTCACAAGAACAAAACCAACCTTGCCTCTCTTGTCAACACCTCTCGATCTTTCTTCTGTGATGTTGGATTCTATGTACGTTGGTTTTTCTTCATCTACTGGAGCAGTGGCTAGCAGCCACTATATTCTGGGGTGGAGCTTCAACAGAGGCGGACAAGCTCAAAGTCTTGACGTGTCCAAGTTGCCTACACTTCCTACTCgaagaaaatcaacaaagaaaccACATTTAAGAATTATGGTCCCAGCAATAACAGCAATCATTTTGCTGGTAGCAATCTCTGGTGATGTTTGTATAATAAGGCGGAAGAAATATGAAGAACTGCGCGAAGATTGGGAACAGGAATATGGTCCTCAAAGATTCTCCTACAAGGATTTATACAAGGCAACCAAGGGTTTCACAGACAGTGAGTTGCTGGGATGTGGGGGTTTTGGAAAGGTTTACAGAGGAGTATTGCCTTCTTCCAGTATGCAAGTGGCGATCAAGAAAGTATCCCATGATTCCAGGCAAGGTACTAAGGAATTCGTTGCTGAGATTGTTAGCATGGGGAGGCTGAGGCACCGGAACTTGGTCCAGCTCTTCGGCTATTGCCGGAGAAAGGGAGAGCTCCTCTTGGTCTATGACTATATGCCCAATGGAAGCCTCGATAAACTCCTATTTCGCAATGACACACCCAGCCTTAACTGGGCTCGGCGATATCAAATCATCCGGGGAGTTGCGTCTGCTCTTCTTTACCTCCATGAAGAGTGGGAACAGGTTGTTCTGCATAGAGATGTGAAAGCTAGCAATGTTCTATTAGATGCCGATCTTAACGGACGGCTAGGAGATTTTGGGCTTGCTAAGTTTCATGACCATGGATCAACTCCTCAAACAACCAAAGTGGTTGGAACAGTTGGATATCTTGCACCGGAGATTACTAGAACAGGAAAGTCAACTACCTGCAGCGATGTTTTTTCGTTTGGGACATTTATGCTCGAAGTAACATGTGGAAGGAAGCCTGTAGAGTCAGAGAGACCACCTGAGGAGGTTGTTCTTGTTGACTGGGTACTTGAATGCTGGAACAGAGGTGCCATTCTTGGGACAGTTGATCCTAGATTTGAAGGCAACCACGTGGAGGAAGAAATGGAGTTGGTCTTGAAGCTAGGCCTGCTCTGTACACATCGCACTCCGGCAGCTAGACCTAGCATGAGGCAAGCGGTGCAATATCTGGATGGAAATGCTACTTTACCTGATTTACCACTGCACGGTGCAGGAATCGGTTTAGTTCCGGTTAGCAATGAAGCATCTAGAGAGCATGTTTTAACAATCCCGATATCATCAGGTGAAATTTCTTCCAATTCCTTGTCCGACTCTGAATCAATCCTCAGTGGTCGTTGAACCAGCAATGCTTCATGGAGGACTGTTTACGTAAATATATATGTACATTAAGACTTGTTTGATGTGAAATATAGAGGAAGGTGCCGAAGAACTTTGAAGATTGTAGCAtttctgcaattttttttcaaccactTGTGTCTTGTGAGCTGTTAGCATGGAACAGTCGCCCGCCCTGCAGACCGTAAGCCCAGAGACAAGAAGGGCTTGTAGGAGTTATTCAATTATGTTAAAATTGTATAATTGTATAGTTcgtttattaaaatacaaatatttcttTACTAGCAGAAGTAATTGATTCATGGAAACATATAACAAATTCTATGTTAACATATAACCTAAATCTCTATAATAGACGctcaagtaaaaaagaaagctAGAAAACGTCAAGAAAATAGGTGTAAAGGGTTGTCGACAGAAGAAAGATTCTTTGACCACTCTCTACACACCCCCTCCAcatacaataattaattttattaattactagaATAATCCCACCTTCTTGATACTcactaaaaatgtttttatttaaatttaaatggcTTAATTAATCATGCATattaatccaaacaaaaaaatatattttataattaactcgAGCCCTAGTCAAGTACCtgattttaaacttaaaatttatattgtttagaatctttttttttctaaatttttttgtgattcatAAGCCAATTTAAACCTCCAACTTCGCCCTATataagtaaattataaaatctcatAATCTTTCAATTTGGAATTAATATTATTGACGAGAGCTAAATGGGTAGAGGCATAAGTGTAGTTGGTTCAAGGATAAGCAGCAAATAATCTGTGTGCTATGCATGCATCTTACACTAGGAGACGAGACGAGAGCCACGCCAACGCATTACGTGTCCACCTCAAGTTCCTTTCTTAGCCATTACGTATCCGCTACGGCATTGCTTCGCATCGCATGGCGTATTTAATTTCTActatttattatattcatttattactattttcttttgaaagaaagcggagtgaatattgtttttttaattgtatttttttttagaatgtattaaaataatatttattttaaaattatttttgatatcagcatattaaagtaatttaaaatattataaaaatattaatttaaaataaaaaataatttttttttaatattttttaaaatacaagaacaaaaatctcTAAATAAAACTAACTAGTGACTACTTCAACTTGTTTATTGTCGTCTTTACCCTCTCctagtttcttcatcaaaacaCAAAGTAGACTAAAAATTTAGAGTTAAGCATTGAGAATCAGAGGGCTCACTTTGACCATccttcaaaaaattaaagcagTTGAAAGATCATGTTTTAGAGTATGatgatagttattttttaaaatattttttttaaaaaatatattaaaataatatatttttattttttaaaaaattatttttaatatcaatatattataataatctaaaaatattaaaaaaaatattaatttaaattttttttaaaatttaatcggTTCCAAAACACTATCAATTTTTAACAAGGGCGCAGTGCTTTTTCTAAGATTGTATCGTTCTTATGTATAAAAAAGTCAAAGATGGCCACCTAGGAATAACGTATGGAATTTTCGTGTTAAGTTCaccatttaaattaaattaaattaaattaatctcgACACGTACTGGACCCAGTTTATTCATTGGAACGGTGCAACTGCAGATTTGCCCATTTATCTTATCAAATTCATCAATAGCAAAAATATcttcttgtattattttttttttattattaaaaaaccataaaaaacaaaagagttatcaaaactaatttttctgGGGCTATTATTTATCCTTAAACTTTCTTAAGCGCAGTAAAAGACTGATGTacactattttattttggtttagataaaataaagaaatgccacttcaaatcttttttttaccctAAATTACTGATGTGCTCTTTGTTACTTCAATCTTTTTCTTACCCTAAATTAAGTAGAGTTCCTTCAACACTTCAAATCTGTGAACAAACTAGGGAATTCTGAAAAACCAGGTCTGAATCCGAACACTTGCGCATCGCATCTCCGAGCAAACTAGGGAATCCGAGCAACAGAGGtttaaaactattgattcaATCTGCAATAATcagtaaaatgataattattttggaAGTCTAATTAGTAATAGAATTCGTTTCTTGCCATAgaagattttagaattttattttctttgaccTTGTATCAactttgaaaagtagttttccCTATTTTTTCAGAGAAAAAGCTTTGGAGAAGGTATGCGCGCACGTCATAGCAATGTGAAGAGACGTGTTAATAATTCAGTCTTTAGAACGAGGATTTGAAACTGCAACAACAATTAAGGAAAAACTCGAAGCGAAAAACCTTTTACCAATGTGTATCTGAAGAAGCAAAAACAATCTTCTATTTGTTCCTGTGATGGTTGCCGCTTTCAAATTATTGCACTTCCTACTCGCCCTGTTTGTTTCCTCGAAGCTCTTGGCCTTAGCTCAACAGAAAAATCAGTTCATCTATCATGGCTTCACTGGAGCCAACCTGGTCCTCACGGGGATCGCAAAAATCCATCCAAATGGTCTCTTAGAGCTGACAAACACTTCAAAACGGCAAATTGGCCGTGCTTTCTTCCCATTCCCTTTTCAGTTCAACACATCTTTAATCAACAATTCTCGGTCTCTCTCGTTCTCCACCCAGTTTGCGTTTGCCATGGTTCCGGAGCTGCCTACACTTGGTGGCCATGGCATAGCCTTCATGATCTCTCCTTCTGTGAACTTCACAGGGGCTGTGGCAGCTCAGTACTTTGGAATCCTCAATATTACAAGCGATGGCCAATCTTCAAACCATCTATTGGCAGTTGAGCTGGATGCAGTTCCAAGCCAGGATCTTAAAGACATCAATGACAGCCACGTTGGAATTGATGTAAACAGCTTGCTATCCATTGAATCTGCTCCGGTGACCTACTTTTCAGATGAGGAAAAGGAGAATAAGAGCTTGACTCTCATAAGTGGTCATGTGATGCACGTGTGGATAGATTATGATGAAGCAGAGAAGCTACTCAATGTTACAGTTGCTCCTGTCACAAGAACAAAACCAACCTTGCCTCTCTTGTCAACACCTCTCGATCTTTCTTCTGTTATGTTGGATTCTATGTACGT
Coding sequences within it:
- the LOC118057987 gene encoding L-type lectin-domain containing receptor kinase SIT2-like, which gives rise to MVIASFKSLHFLLGLFVSLKLSAFAQEENHFIYHGFTGANLLLGENAKIHPNGLLELTNTSKHQIGRAFFPFTFQFNTSLFNNSRSLSFSTQFAFAMVPELPTLGGQGMAFTISPSVDFTGAMAAQYFGILNSTSNGLPSNHLLAVELDAFQSLDLKDINDNHVGIDVNSLISIESAPVTYFSDEEKENKSLTLISGHVMHGWIDYDEAEKLLNVTVAPVTRTKPTLPLLSTPLDLSSVMLDSMYVGFSSSTGAVASSHYILGWSFNRGGQAQSLDVSKLPTLPTRRKSTKKPHLRIMVPAITAIILLVAISGDVCIIRRKKYEELREDWEQEYGPQRFSYKDLYKATKGFTDSELLGCGGFGKVYRGVLPSSSMQVAIKKVSHDSRQGTKEFVAEIVSMGRLRHRNLVQLFGYCRRKGELLLVYDYMPNGSLDKLLFRNDTPSLNWARRYQIIRGVASALLYLHEEWEQVVLHRDVKASNVLLDADLNGRLGDFGLAKFHDHGSTPQTTKVVGTVGYLAPEITRTGKSTTCSDVFSFGTFMLEVTCGRKPVESERPPEEVVLVDWVLECWNRGAILGTVDPRFEGNHVEEEMELVLKLGLLCTHRTPAARPSMRQAVQYLDGNATLPDLPLHGAGIGLVPVSNEASREHVLTIPISSGEISSNSLSDSESILSGR